In the Anaerolineae bacterium genome, GTGATCCATATCTCCCAGACAGGGGGCGCCGGCCCCCAGGGATGTGGTTCTCCCACCGCCGGCGTACCCCACCAGCTCGAACCCCGCCCAGGGGTGCGTTTGAATGCGCCGGCCGATCTCCAGCGCCGTCGGCCCCTCGCCGGCGATAATGGTGCGCAGAGCCTCCCCTCGCCGATGCCGGCGCGCCAACAGCACCGCCCACGCCCAGCGCGCAAGAAGGAGCAGGAGGAAGTCCAGCACGGCAAAGTAGACGACCAGCAGGCGGGAGAAATCGCGCATGCGGGTGAAATACAGCCCGCCGGCGAAGAGCATCAGCGACATGCTCAATGCCGCCAGCAGGGAGCGCAGGGCATCCCCGAAGGGCCGCCGGCGCCCGTCGTACACCCCGAAAAAGAGGAAGCACCCTGTCCAGATGACCGCCACCATGACGTACACCGCCGGCGTCAGATACACGGTGCCGGGAGCAATCTCCCGCCCGAAGGGAATCCGATGCCGCAGGAGATCGGCCAGCCACAGCGCCAGCAGGGTCAGGATCAGGTCGGCAAGCAGTATGGGCAGGGGACGGATCAACGGACGTTTCTTGGGCTTCACGACCGCTCGCTGTTCCAGAAGCGTCAGGCCCCATAACTCTGGGGATACAGATGCCGCTAGCAGGAATTATACCGGTTCCGATGCGCCGGCGCAAATAGTGCCGGCGTTTGCCCCGCGGCGCGCTTTGTGGTACGATATATCAACCGGAGGGCATATGGATGGCAGGATGCACGCGCTGCGCCGGCAAATCTGGCTTCTCATGGCTCTGCTCATCGGGGTGAGCATGATGCGGCTGACGGGGTGTCTGGCGCCTGCCCCAGCCGCCAAACTCGTCACCATCGAGACCAGCGACATGCGGCTGGTCATGTACACCACCGCCGGCACCGTGCGCGAGGTCCTCCTGCAGGCCGGCATCTCCCCAGGACAAATGGACCGCGTCGAACCCGACCTCTGGCAAGAGGTGCAGGACGGCGCCACCGTGCGGGTGGTGCGGGTGGAAGAACGCCAGGAGACGGAGCGCCGGCCCATCCCCTTCTCCCAGAAAATCATCAAGAGCGAGGCCCTCCCTCCCGGCGAGCGCAAACTACTCCAGTTAGGTGCCAACGGCGAGGAAGAGATCGTCTATCGCCTCGTGCTGGAGGACGGACAGGTTGTGGAGCGCACCGAAGCCCAGCGCATCATCATCAAACCGCCGGTGGACGAGATCATCGCCGTTGGCCTGCAGGCCGATCTCCCCTCGGTTCCCATTACCGGCACCCTGGTCTATATTTCCGCCGGCAACGCCTGGGTCATGCGCGGCACCAGCGCGAGCCGCCGGCCGCTGACCTCCTCCGGCGACCTGGACGGCCGCGTGCTGGCGCTCTCCCCCGACGGCGAGTGGCTGGTATACTCGCGGGCGGAGACCAGCGGCCGGCCGCATGTCCTCAATTCCCTCTGGATCGTCGGGACTTCCATCCTGAACGAGCCGTCATACCCGCTGGGCATCGAGGGGGTGATGTACGCCGAGTGGACGGCCGATGGGAAAGGCATCATCTATTCCACGGCGGAGCGCACCAGCGGCGCACCCGGCTGGCGCGCCCATAATGACATTTGGAAGGCGACCATTTACGGATTGACGCCGGCCGGCAAACGCACCGGCAATGAGAAGATCACTACCCTGACGCAGAAGCTCCTGGACCCGCCGGCGGAAACGGTCTACAGTTGGTGGGGCACCCACTTTGCCCTCTCCCCTGACGGCCGCTGGCTGGCCTACGGCCAGGCCGATGAGGTCGGCGTCATTGATCTGCGCGCCGGCGTCCGCTCCCCCCTGCTCCATTTCGCCACCTATCACACGTACGGCGAGTGGGTCTGGCTACCTGAGCTGAGCTGGTCCCCCGACAGCCGCTACCTTGCCTGTTCCGTGCATGGTCAGATGGAAGGCATGGACCCGGAAGACAGTCCCGTGTTTGACCTGTGGGTGGTGGAGCGCACAGGAGCGGTCAAGGTGCCGATCTCCCCGGATGTGGGGATGTGGACCGCGCCGGCCTGGTCGCCGGCCAGGCGCCTGCCGGACGGCTCGCGCGAGAGCGCCATCGCCTTCGGCATAGCCTACAGCCCCCGCAGTTCCCAGGACAGCCGGTATGACCTGTACGTCATGGATCGGGATGGAAGCAACCGCCGCAAGCTTTTCCCGCCGGCCGATATGCCTGGCCTGGTAGCGCCGGAGCTGGCCTGGTCGCCGGACGGCCGGCAGATGGTCATCGCGCATCAGGGCTACCTGTATCTGCTGGATGTGGACAGCGGCACCTGGCAGAAACTCACTGCCGATGGGCAGAGCGGTCAGCCGCGCTGGGCCGGCGAACCCACGGCCAGCGAGGAGGACATGGGACATGGCGAGGAAATCACCAACAAGGATTTTGGTCGTTGATGATGAGCCCGTGGTACTGCAGGCCCTGCAGGAGAGCCTTCGCCGGCGGGGATACCAGGTGGACACCGCCTCCACCGGGCAGGAAGCGCTGGAGCATGTGCGCGCAGTGATACCTGACCTGATCATCCTCGATCTGCTTCTGCCCGGCATGGACGGATTCGAGGTCTTCCAGGCG is a window encoding:
- a CDS encoding G5 domain-containing protein, producing MHALRRQIWLLMALLIGVSMMRLTGCLAPAPAAKLVTIETSDMRLVMYTTAGTVREVLLQAGISPGQMDRVEPDLWQEVQDGATVRVVRVEERQETERRPIPFSQKIIKSEALPPGERKLLQLGANGEEEIVYRLVLEDGQVVERTEAQRIIIKPPVDEIIAVGLQADLPSVPITGTLVYISAGNAWVMRGTSASRRPLTSSGDLDGRVLALSPDGEWLVYSRAETSGRPHVLNSLWIVGTSILNEPSYPLGIEGVMYAEWTADGKGIIYSTAERTSGAPGWRAHNDIWKATIYGLTPAGKRTGNEKITTLTQKLLDPPAETVYSWWGTHFALSPDGRWLAYGQADEVGVIDLRAGVRSPLLHFATYHTYGEWVWLPELSWSPDSRYLACSVHGQMEGMDPEDSPVFDLWVVERTGAVKVPISPDVGMWTAPAWSPARRLPDGSRESAIAFGIAYSPRSSQDSRYDLYVMDRDGSNRRKLFPPADMPGLVAPELAWSPDGRQMVIAHQGYLYLLDVDSGTWQKLTADGQSGQPRWAGEPTASEEDMGHGEEITNKDFGR